The nucleotide window CGTCGGCCAGGGGTACGGCTCCGGACTTGAGGGCCTCGCCACGGACTTCGGGATTTCCGTCGACGAACCACAGCAAGCCAAGCAGCGTCCCCAACTCCAGGCGCCCCCGGCGGCCCCCATGGCAGCTCCACCAGCACCCGCACCCCGGCCCGCAGCCCCGCCGGTGACACAGCCCGTGAGGCTGACGAAGGTCACCCTCACGAAGGAAGCGCCTTCCGTCTCCCTGGCCAAACAGGGCGGCACCTCGGGAGCCCTTCGCGTGAATCTCAACTGGGAAGTGCGCAAACAGTTCAAGAGCTGGGGCGCCAAACTCGGCCGGGCCGTCGCGATGCACGCCGACCTCGATCTCGATCTCTGCGCACTCTACGAACTCACCGACGGCAGCAAGGGAGTTGTCCAGGCTCTCGGAAACTCCTTCGGCTCTCTCGGCGGGCCGCCCTATATCCATCTCGACGGCGACGACCGGACCGGTGCCCGTTCCACAGGTGAGAACCTCACGGTCAACCTCGACCACAAGGACCGGCTGCGCCGTCTTCTGATCTTCGTCACCATCTATGAAGGTGCCAGGAGTTTCGCCGATCTGCACGCCACGGTCACCCTGCGCCCGCAGCACGGCGCCGCCATCGACTTCTCCCTCGACGAGTGCACGGTGCCCTCCACCGTGTGCGCGCTCGCACTGATCACCAACAACGCGGGAGACCTCACCGTGCAGCGTGAGGCCCGCTATCTCGTACCGCAGCGCGGAGTGAGCCCGCAGCGCACCATCGACGCCGCCTACGGCTGGGGAATGAACTGGACCCCGGGCCGCAAATGACCCGCGCCCCCCGCGTCACCGGTCCGGTGCGGCCTCGGGGCGGGCGTACGTACGCCCCTTCCAGGCCGCACCTCGTCCCCGGCGGTGCTGCACGGCCGAATCGACCGTCATCAGCAGATACAGCAGCGCGGTGACCGGCAGCAGGGGCGCGAGCCACAGCGGCTGCCGGTAGTACGCCAGCATCGGCATGTACGTTCCCGCCATCACCGCCCAGGCGGCCCCGCCCGCCCACACGGCCAACGCGTCACCCGTCAGCAGACCGGCGACGAGTGTGACGGGCGGGGCGAGATAGACGAGAGCGAGCCCCGGCACCGTCCCGGCGAGCAGCAGCGGGCTGTGCCGCAACTGGGTGTACGCGCTCCGCGAGATCATCCGCCACAGATCCCCGAGCCGCGGATACGGGCGCACGCTGTCCACCCGCTCCGCCAGCCCCAGCCAGATCCGGCCACCGCTGTCCTGCACCGCACGCGCCAGGGACACGTCGTCGATCACCGACTGCCGGATGGACTCCGGAATCCGCGCCCGC belongs to Streptomyces finlayi and includes:
- a CDS encoding TerD family protein, coding for MVMLKGTNVPVPAQAVRVELGWRTTPGAPDVDGSALLLASGKVRNDADFVFYNQPAHASGAVRHEGKAADGDRVTDTLVVDFSRIEPAIDRIVVAASSDGGSFGRVTGLYVRVVDAASGAETARFESTDATVETAFILGELYLRQGAWKFRAVGQGYGSGLEGLATDFGISVDEPQQAKQRPQLQAPPAAPMAAPPAPAPRPAAPPVTQPVRLTKVTLTKEAPSVSLAKQGGTSGALRVNLNWEVRKQFKSWGAKLGRAVAMHADLDLDLCALYELTDGSKGVVQALGNSFGSLGGPPYIHLDGDDRTGARSTGENLTVNLDHKDRLRRLLIFVTIYEGARSFADLHATVTLRPQHGAAIDFSLDECTVPSTVCALALITNNAGDLTVQREARYLVPQRGVSPQRTIDAAYGWGMNWTPGRK